A stretch of Geomonas oryzisoli DNA encodes these proteins:
- a CDS encoding SlyX family protein has product MEQRLTDMEMLIMHQGHIIDQLNEVVTGQQALIDQLTKELKIIKEHLRGLSASENRLPSEEEPPPHY; this is encoded by the coding sequence ATGGAACAGCGTCTGACTGACATGGAGATGCTGATCATGCACCAGGGTCACATCATCGACCAGTTGAACGAGGTGGTCACCGGGCAGCAGGCCCTCATCGATCAGCTCACCAAGGAATTGAAGATCATCAAGGAACACCTGCGCGGCCTGAGCGCTTCCGAAAACAGGCTCCCCTCCGAGGAAGAACCTCCGCCACATTACTAA
- a CDS encoding TSUP family transporter: protein MEVSPVLFPVLFLTGAVAGCIDAIAGGGGLITIPVLLGLGLPPQAALGTNKLQASFGSCSAMAHFVKAGTVNLRDALPGVIWTTIGAILGSYTVQQIDPGFLKKCIPFLLLSILCYTIFTPKLGAEEVHPRLPRRLFYALAGLALGFYDGFLGPGTGSFWVIAIMLGLGFDMRKGTGYTKLFNFVSNIVSLVVFVAGGHVLIWAGLLMGAGQAAGARVGARLVIHKGTRFVRPVFICSVLAVTAKLFWDSYR, encoded by the coding sequence ATGGAAGTTTCACCGGTTCTTTTTCCCGTCCTGTTCCTGACCGGCGCAGTCGCCGGTTGTATTGACGCCATCGCAGGTGGTGGCGGGCTTATCACCATCCCGGTGCTGCTCGGCCTCGGGTTGCCGCCGCAGGCGGCGCTGGGCACCAACAAGCTGCAGGCCAGTTTCGGCTCCTGCAGCGCCATGGCGCACTTCGTCAAGGCGGGCACGGTCAACCTGCGCGATGCGCTTCCCGGCGTCATCTGGACCACCATCGGCGCCATTCTCGGCTCCTATACGGTGCAGCAGATCGATCCGGGCTTTTTGAAGAAGTGCATCCCGTTTCTGCTGCTCTCCATCCTCTGCTACACCATCTTCACGCCGAAGCTCGGCGCCGAGGAGGTGCACCCGCGCCTGCCGCGCCGGCTCTTCTACGCTCTGGCGGGGCTCGCGCTCGGCTTCTACGACGGCTTCCTGGGACCGGGGACCGGCTCCTTCTGGGTCATCGCCATCATGCTGGGGCTCGGCTTCGATATGCGCAAGGGGACCGGGTACACCAAGCTCTTCAACTTCGTGAGCAATATCGTGTCGCTGGTGGTGTTCGTGGCGGGCGGCCACGTGCTCATCTGGGCGGGGCTGCTGATGGGGGCGGGGCAGGCGGCCGGCGCACGGGTCGGGGCCAGGCTGGTCATCCACAAGGGGACCCGGTTCGTGAGGCCGGTGTTCATCTGCTCGGTGCTGGCGGTGACGGCGAAGCTGTTTTGGGATAGTTACCGGTAA
- the gmhA gene encoding D-sedoheptulose 7-phosphate isomerase has product MKEEIKAQLQAHAHVIAALERDLCPSLESAVSLLAAALRDGKKLLVFGNGGSAADAQHFAAEIVGRFKLERRALPAIALSTDTSILTAVGNDYGFERIFSRQVEAHAVEGDVLVGISTSGNSPNVQLALEAGQKLGCRSIALLGRDGGCIKGVAELSLVVPSNDTPRIQEGHITMIHILCDLVERELFS; this is encoded by the coding sequence ATGAAAGAAGAGATCAAGGCCCAGCTTCAGGCCCACGCCCACGTCATAGCGGCGCTCGAAAGGGACCTCTGTCCGTCCCTGGAGAGCGCCGTTTCGCTTTTGGCCGCGGCGCTGCGCGACGGCAAGAAACTCCTCGTGTTCGGCAACGGGGGCTCCGCCGCCGACGCCCAGCACTTCGCGGCCGAGATCGTGGGGCGTTTCAAGCTGGAGCGGCGCGCGCTTCCGGCCATCGCCCTCAGTACCGACACCTCCATCCTCACCGCCGTGGGCAACGACTACGGCTTCGAACGCATCTTCTCCCGGCAGGTCGAGGCGCACGCCGTCGAGGGGGACGTGCTGGTGGGCATTTCCACCAGCGGCAACTCCCCCAACGTGCAGCTGGCCCTGGAGGCGGGGCAAAAGCTCGGGTGCCGCAGCATCGCCCTTTTGGGCCGGGACGGAGGGTGCATCAAGGGTGTGGCCGAGCTCTCCCTGGTGGTGCCCAGCAACGACACGCCGAGGATCCAGGAGGGGCATATCACCATGATCCACATCCTGTGCGACCTCGTGGAGCGGGAACTTTTTTCATGA
- the gmhB gene encoding D-glycero-beta-D-manno-heptose 1,7-bisphosphate 7-phosphatase, translated as MGKQRAVFLDRDGTINHEVQYLSRAEDFRLIPGVPYALQRLKDAGFLLVVVTNQSGIGRGLYDEAALQAVHDRMHEELGYFGITIDACYFCPHHPEHGVGDYRVECSCRKPLPGMLEQAALDFDIDLSRSYMIGDKLGDIEAGINAGCKSLMVLTGYGATESARLPKGVRAYLDLQAAVEAILVAEGKRKRKKG; from the coding sequence ATGGGCAAGCAGCGTGCGGTTTTCCTCGACCGCGACGGAACCATCAATCACGAGGTGCAGTACCTGAGCAGGGCGGAGGACTTCCGTCTCATCCCCGGGGTTCCCTACGCCCTGCAGCGGCTCAAGGACGCCGGTTTTCTCCTGGTGGTGGTCACCAACCAGTCCGGGATCGGTCGCGGCCTGTACGACGAGGCGGCGCTGCAGGCGGTACACGACCGCATGCACGAGGAGCTGGGGTATTTCGGCATCACCATCGACGCCTGCTACTTCTGCCCGCACCATCCCGAGCACGGCGTCGGCGACTACCGGGTGGAGTGCAGCTGCCGCAAACCGCTGCCGGGCATGCTGGAGCAGGCGGCCCTCGACTTCGACATCGACCTGTCCCGCTCGTACATGATCGGGGACAAGCTGGGCGACATCGAGGCGGGGATCAACGCCGGCTGCAAGTCGCTCATGGTGCTCACCGGCTACGGTGCTACCGAATCGGCGCGGCTCCCCAAAGGGGTGCGGGCCTACCTTGACCTCCAGGCCGCGGTCGAGGCGATCCTGGTCGCCGAAGGGAAGAGGAAACGCAAGAAGGGGTGA
- a CDS encoding glycosyltransferase family 2 protein codes for MTDAIIDVIIPVWNRPEETRNCLVNLINHTPNARFIIVDCGSERDTERMLQEFADGLDERALLMRDDSNIGFVRAANRGFESSTAPFLALVRSTSIVTARWLDPLLQFAQEHPQAGILLPCLDPGEPFEGPCEVESASFAAMVLRRELYQETGGFDESLDGGAWCLKDFTRRACAKGYVTCQVPGPAVSHQEEVPLGSELRRRETLQRSLTTFRERWGEGGSYLLHVPKGVELDLLRQKLDWLLQGARHGDCYTVLLPHALNQAAQLSGLTCLHENVKLVPLPRLAWDGMKRRMYEKLIAQRPGTMPVTAVDGLPFPWSERYLSFSELTERIKARVH; via the coding sequence ATGACCGACGCTATCATAGACGTCATCATACCCGTTTGGAACCGGCCCGAAGAGACTCGAAACTGTCTGGTCAACCTGATCAACCACACCCCGAACGCCCGGTTTATCATCGTCGATTGCGGCTCCGAGCGCGACACCGAGAGGATGTTGCAGGAGTTCGCGGACGGGCTGGACGAGCGCGCCCTTTTGATGCGCGACGACAGCAATATCGGGTTTGTCCGTGCCGCCAACCGCGGTTTCGAGAGCTCGACGGCCCCTTTCCTGGCCCTGGTGCGCAGCACCAGCATAGTAACCGCCCGCTGGCTCGACCCGCTGCTGCAGTTCGCCCAGGAGCACCCGCAGGCCGGCATCCTGCTACCCTGTCTCGATCCCGGTGAACCCTTTGAGGGACCCTGCGAGGTCGAGAGCGCTTCCTTCGCCGCCATGGTGCTTCGCCGCGAGCTGTACCAGGAGACCGGCGGCTTCGACGAATCCCTGGACGGGGGCGCCTGGTGCCTCAAGGATTTCACCAGGCGCGCCTGCGCCAAGGGGTACGTCACCTGCCAGGTGCCCGGCCCCGCGGTCAGCCACCAGGAAGAGGTGCCGCTGGGGTCGGAGCTGAGGCGCCGTGAGACCCTGCAGAGGAGCCTGACCACGTTCCGCGAGCGCTGGGGCGAGGGGGGGAGTTACCTGCTGCACGTTCCCAAGGGGGTCGAGCTGGACCTGCTGCGCCAGAAACTCGACTGGCTGCTCCAGGGGGCGCGCCACGGAGACTGCTACACGGTGCTGCTGCCCCATGCGCTGAACCAGGCCGCCCAGCTGTCGGGACTCACCTGCCTGCACGAGAACGTGAAACTGGTGCCGCTGCCCCGGCTGGCCTGGGACGGCATGAAGCGCCGCATGTACGAAAAGCTGATCGCCCAGCGCCCCGGCACCATGCCGGTCACCGCGGTGGACGGGCTGCCGTTTCCCTGGAGCGAGCGCTACCTCTCGTTCTCGGAGCTCACCGAGCGGATCAAGGCCCGGGTCCACTAG